The Amycolatopsis umgeniensis DNA segment GGGACGTCGACGACCGCTTCGTAGAGGTTCCCGAAGAACCAGTGAGCCTGGCCGACGGTGGCGATCCGGGCCCAGCGGCCGGTCTTGACCTGCATGAACCCAGACTGCCACAGCGCGGCCGCCGCCCGGCGACACCAAAGGTCCCTTGCTCTCTTTTCGCAGGTCAGAGGCCTCGGCGATACCAAAGGTCCCTTGCTACTCGGCGGCTTCGTGCACTGTGAAGGCCACCTACGTAGGGCGGGGTAGTCAAGGCCTCCTTGCCTACCCTGAAGGTAGTGAAGGGGACCTTCACGGACAGCCACCTCGCCCCGGGTGTCTCACGCGCGGCAGGCGATAGCAAAGGTCCCTTGCTACTCCTCGATGGCACCGCCGACCGACCGCAGGTGTTCGCGGAACGTCAGCGAAGGCGTCTTCGCGCGCTCAGCGAGGAAGTCGGCGAAGCGCACCTGCTCGCGAAGGGACTCTCCGGAGCGGATCCGCTCGGCCTGACGCCGTTCGGTGTCGCGGATGGCCTCGGCGCGATCCAGGACCTCGTCGGCGCGGTCGGCCGGGACGAACAGGACCCCGTCCTCGTCGCCGAACACGAGATCGTCGCGCGTCACCGTCCACTCGCCGACGACGGCCGAGTCCAGCGCGCCGTCCGGGCGTTCGGAGACCGAGAGCGGGCCGGTCGGGATCGAGCCGAGGCTGAAGACCGGCAGGCCGATCTTCTTGATGTCGGCCGTGTCGCGGTGCAGCCCCCAGATGACGACGCCGGCCAGCCCGGCCGCTTCGGCTTCGAGGACGGCTAGGTCGCCGACGCAGCTTTCGTCGAGCCTGCCGCGGTTGTCGACGACGAGGATGTCGCCGGGGTTCGCGGTTTCGTACGCCTCCAGGAAGACGTCGACGCTGCCGACGTGCCGGGCGGGGGTGACCCGCCCGGCCAGCCTGGCGCCGGGGAAGACCGCGTGCGTTCCGGCGGGCGCGCACCGGACCGGGACGCCGGCGCGGACGCACCCGTCGGTCAGATGCGCGGTGGTCAGCAGGGAGAACCGCTGCCGAAGCTCCTCTGGATCCATATCCCGACTTTAGCCACGGCGCCACACCACCGGGGTGTTGCCGCCGCCGTTGCCCTCGAGCGTTCCGGCGATCTCGCCGTTGTCGCCCACGATGGTGCCGTTCGCGTTGCCAGGGGAGGGGAGCGTCGTCACCGGGCCGCCCGGGGACCACACCGTGGGAGTCCTCGGCGAGATCCAGCCGGTGACCAGACCGGACCCGTTGAGCGCCGTCGTGTACATGTTGCCCGGGATCTCCTCGGAGGTGTCGAACGCCGTCCAGAGCCTGTCGCCCAGTTGGGTCGAGGCCAGCACCTTCCCGTTCCGGATCGCGATCCCGCGTGATTCCCGGAGGCCGTCGGGGAGGACGAGTTGCCGCAGCGTCCCGTCCTTCCAGAGCCAGGTGCCACC contains these protein-coding regions:
- a CDS encoding RraA family protein; this encodes MDPEELRQRFSLLTTAHLTDGCVRAGVPVRCAPAGTHAVFPGARLAGRVTPARHVGSVDVFLEAYETANPGDILVVDNRGRLDESCVGDLAVLEAEAAGLAGVVIWGLHRDTADIKKIGLPVFSLGSIPTGPLSVSERPDGALDSAVVGEWTVTRDDLVFGDEDGVLFVPADRADEVLDRAEAIRDTERRQAERIRSGESLREQVRFADFLAERAKTPSLTFREHLRSVGGAIEE